In Thermofilaceae archaeon, a single genomic region encodes these proteins:
- a CDS encoding FGGY-family carbohydrate kinase, with protein MRVLAVDVGTSTVKAAVFNTESFRFERFTFAPLTLSMPQPGFAELDPERLWNAFAEAVSAAAAGLEGIEALVMDTQMAGVVPVDASGEPLSGILTWLDTRAAGYPKRLFEGSPKVSGYHLPTLTRLLRISGGAPGRLGKDPLPKYAWFASEQPDAYAKTWKFLDVKGYLLHRLTGRAVITVDEASITWLVDTRNPLAVDWSRSLVELFGLDLSKLPEIVKPTEIVGGLKPEVSGELGLSGRVKVVAGCGDVPATAVGSGAVEDFEVHAYIGTGDWLAAHVPSRRLDVAHYMGCILSAIPGRYLLVAEQQTGGAAIDYAIKILKLPGPKEAEKLLSGYRVGESRLLFLPWLYGERSPVEDPRLRGAILNLSLDAGDAEILAAVVEGVALNMRWEYEYFKRLLDREVSSIRVVGGGALYDALCAALASALGVEVVRVASAKEATLTGALTVGLVALGRWDFRVAKELAQPEAVFKPDPRAVEAFRRKFELYVEAYKRLKGLYRRLNA; from the coding sequence ATGAGGGTCCTCGCTGTAGACGTTGGGACTTCGACGGTTAAGGCGGCCGTCTTCAACACCGAGTCCTTCAGGTTCGAGAGGTTTACCTTCGCCCCTCTAACCCTCTCGATGCCGCAGCCAGGGTTCGCCGAGCTCGACCCTGAGCGGCTTTGGAATGCTTTCGCCGAAGCGGTCAGCGCTGCTGCGGCAGGCCTCGAGGGCATTGAGGCCCTGGTGATGGATACCCAGATGGCCGGCGTTGTGCCGGTAGACGCGAGCGGCGAGCCCCTCTCCGGTATCTTGACGTGGCTGGACACGAGGGCCGCGGGGTACCCTAAGAGGCTCTTCGAGGGGTCTCCAAAGGTCTCCGGATACCACCTTCCCACGCTCACGAGGCTGCTGAGGATCAGCGGGGGTGCGCCCGGGAGGCTGGGCAAGGACCCGCTGCCGAAGTACGCCTGGTTCGCCTCTGAGCAGCCAGACGCTTACGCTAAAACGTGGAAGTTCCTCGACGTTAAAGGGTACCTCTTGCACAGGCTAACCGGCAGGGCTGTGATCACCGTTGATGAGGCCAGCATAACCTGGCTCGTGGACACCCGTAACCCTCTCGCTGTGGATTGGAGCAGGAGCCTCGTGGAGCTCTTCGGCCTGGATTTGAGCAAGCTGCCGGAGATCGTTAAGCCGACGGAGATTGTTGGGGGGCTGAAGCCGGAGGTTAGCGGGGAGCTGGGCTTGAGCGGGCGCGTGAAGGTCGTGGCGGGCTGCGGCGACGTGCCAGCGACAGCCGTGGGCTCCGGAGCTGTCGAGGACTTCGAGGTGCACGCCTACATCGGGACTGGGGACTGGCTCGCGGCTCACGTCCCCTCGAGGAGGTTGGACGTGGCCCACTACATGGGCTGCATACTGAGCGCGATCCCGGGCAGGTATCTGCTCGTAGCTGAGCAGCAGACGGGTGGGGCGGCGATCGACTACGCGATCAAGATCCTCAAGCTCCCCGGACCGAAGGAGGCGGAGAAGCTCCTGTCCGGCTACAGGGTTGGCGAGAGCAGGCTGCTCTTCCTCCCGTGGCTCTACGGCGAGCGCTCACCTGTGGAGGATCCGAGGCTGAGGGGGGCCATCCTTAACCTCTCCCTCGACGCTGGTGACGCCGAGATCCTCGCCGCCGTTGTTGAGGGAGTGGCGCTCAACATGAGGTGGGAGTACGAGTACTTCAAGCGCCTACTCGACCGGGAGGTCTCCAGCATCAGGGTGGTGGGGGGCGGAGCGCTCTACGACGCTCTGTGCGCAGCCCTGGCGAGCGCACTAGGGGTGGAAGTGGTGAGGGTGGCCTCCGCGAAGGAAGCCACCCTGACGGGGGCTCTGACGGTGGGTCTCGTCGCGCTGGGGCGCTGGGACTTCAGGGTGGCGAAGGAGCTGGCTCAGCCCGAAGCGGTCTTCAAACCGGATCCGAGGGCCGTCGAAGCCTTTCGGAGGAAGTTCGAGCTCTACGTCGAAGCGTACAAGCGCCTTAAGGGCCTGTACAGGAGGCTCAACGCCTGA
- the pstS gene encoding phosphate ABC transporter substrate-binding protein PstS: MKTGIKWSVGNLSMQKWIKLAAVAVAAAVIVATASALYLLQREEAPSTPVQLLGSGATFPMEQILAWSSQVRQVRSWVQPEYSGGGSGKGQSDFLQGIVDFAASDTPLKTSDWERARKEFGGVYQIPFILGAVAVVYNLPEVPASVHLRLTGEVLADILLGEIEYWDDPRIAQLNPGVSLPRARIILVHRSDSSGTTEVFTTYLSLVSEKWKTRVGAGKLVKWPLAEVGRAVGAPGNPGVAEAVRTTPYSIGYVELAYAKGLGVAALRNRAGNFVLPARETVRAAAAGVPAIEDASANIAELRLLEKLLTSEDPNAYPIVSPSYLLIKHPSSYTPEKRRALAEFLNYIFTEGQKPENIVEGYIPVPESWARLGLKVAEELRNYRG, translated from the coding sequence ATGAAAACTGGTATAAAGTGGTCTGTCGGTAACCTCTCGATGCAGAAGTGGATAAAGCTGGCCGCAGTTGCTGTAGCTGCTGCCGTCATTGTAGCTACTGCTTCAGCCCTCTACCTGCTTCAGAGAGAGGAGGCCCCCTCAACGCCCGTCCAGCTACTCGGGAGCGGCGCAACCTTCCCGATGGAGCAGATTCTGGCTTGGTCAAGCCAGGTTAGGCAAGTTCGTAGTTGGGTGCAACCCGAGTACTCTGGGGGCGGTAGCGGCAAGGGTCAGAGCGACTTCCTTCAGGGTATTGTCGATTTCGCGGCCTCTGATACTCCACTGAAGACGTCCGACTGGGAGAGGGCGAGGAAGGAGTTCGGGGGGGTCTATCAAATCCCGTTCATCCTGGGCGCTGTAGCTGTGGTGTACAACCTGCCTGAGGTTCCAGCTAGCGTGCACCTGAGGTTGACGGGCGAGGTGCTCGCCGATATCCTCCTCGGCGAGATAGAGTACTGGGACGATCCGAGGATAGCTCAGCTGAACCCCGGCGTCAGCCTGCCCAGAGCCAGGATCATCCTGGTGCACAGGAGCGATTCGAGCGGTACGACGGAGGTTTTCACCACGTACTTGAGCCTCGTTTCGGAGAAGTGGAAGACTCGCGTTGGCGCCGGCAAGCTGGTGAAGTGGCCACTTGCGGAAGTGGGCCGGGCGGTGGGAGCCCCCGGCAACCCCGGTGTAGCTGAGGCCGTGAGGACCACCCCCTACTCCATAGGATACGTGGAGCTGGCTTACGCTAAAGGCCTAGGAGTAGCGGCTCTAAGGAACAGAGCGGGGAACTTCGTTCTTCCCGCGAGGGAGACTGTGAGAGCTGCGGCCGCGGGAGTCCCCGCGATCGAGGATGCCAGCGCGAACATAGCTGAGCTGCGCCTACTGGAGAAGCTCCTCACGTCAGAGGACCCGAACGCTTACCCGATAGTCTCGCCCAGCTACCTACTCATCAAGCACCCATCAAGCTACACGCCCGAAAAGAGGAGAGCGCTAGCAGAGTTCCTCAATTACATATTCACGGAAGGCCAGAAGCCGGAGAACATTGTTGAGGGTTACATACCGGTGCCCGAGAGCTGGGCTAGACTCGGGCTGAAAGTAGCTGAAGAACTAAGGAACTATAGAGGTTAA
- a CDS encoding saccharopine dehydrogenase NADP-binding domain-containing protein, whose product MVKALILGAAGAVGRACWLFLSQTGAFDELVLADKRVEELRRLVEAARVEGVTVSAVDADDRASLVSLMRSADIVLNAVGPFFIYGPKILAAALEAGVDYVDVCDDLDATLQMLEMHAEAVRRGVRALVGMGSSPGLSNLIVKFAAQRLLDEIENVDILHVHGGEPYEGPAVILHRAHSMMIDIPVYLEGKLVYTSLESDFAKQFEQEFDFPGLGRVPVYLYPHPETYTLPKHLRIKGRVTNLGTVLPPQFPALIRTLVRAGLFSDEEVEVGGVRVKCRDFAVAYVLKKRGELLARHGPREPVGSLAIVVEGRRGGRRCKFTFYTTARGLGMGDATGIPLGLGGIMMVRGLIKEPGVHPPEAVIDPVELFKLARELVVTKLGKGIPVNVIEECDGERREYNVEALFG is encoded by the coding sequence ATGGTTAAGGCCCTGATCTTGGGGGCTGCGGGCGCGGTTGGCAGGGCGTGCTGGCTCTTTCTTTCCCAGACTGGCGCATTCGACGAGCTCGTCCTCGCAGATAAAAGGGTGGAGGAGCTCCGAAGGCTCGTCGAAGCAGCCCGGGTAGAAGGGGTTACGGTGAGCGCCGTGGACGCGGATGACCGAGCTTCCCTGGTGAGCTTGATGAGGAGCGCCGACATCGTCCTCAACGCGGTAGGCCCCTTCTTCATTTATGGGCCCAAGATCCTTGCAGCGGCCTTGGAGGCGGGCGTCGACTACGTCGATGTGTGCGACGACTTGGACGCTACCTTGCAGATGCTGGAGATGCACGCGGAAGCCGTCCGGAGGGGGGTTCGGGCGCTGGTCGGGATGGGGAGCTCGCCCGGTTTGAGCAACTTGATCGTTAAGTTTGCTGCCCAGCGTTTGCTGGACGAGATCGAGAACGTGGACATCCTGCACGTGCACGGGGGCGAGCCCTACGAGGGGCCAGCCGTCATCCTGCATAGGGCCCACTCGATGATGATCGACATACCGGTGTACCTTGAGGGGAAGCTCGTGTACACCAGCCTCGAGTCGGATTTCGCCAAGCAGTTCGAGCAGGAGTTCGATTTTCCCGGACTTGGTAGGGTTCCCGTGTACCTGTACCCGCACCCTGAGACCTACACGCTGCCGAAGCACTTGAGGATCAAGGGTCGCGTCACCAACCTCGGTACCGTGCTACCGCCCCAGTTCCCGGCCCTCATCAGGACGCTCGTGAGAGCCGGCCTCTTCTCCGACGAGGAGGTTGAGGTGGGGGGTGTGAGGGTGAAATGCAGGGACTTCGCTGTCGCCTACGTGCTCAAGAAGAGGGGGGAGCTGCTTGCGAGGCACGGGCCAAGGGAGCCGGTGGGCTCGCTCGCAATCGTCGTAGAGGGGCGGCGCGGCGGGAGGAGGTGCAAGTTCACCTTCTACACGACCGCCCGCGGCCTGGGCATGGGTGACGCGACGGGCATACCGCTCGGCCTGGGCGGCATAATGATGGTCAGGGGCTTGATCAAGGAGCCGGGCGTCCACCCGCCCGAGGCGGTCATCGACCCTGTGGAGCTGTTCAAGCTGGCTAGGGAGCTGGTGGTTACGAAGCTGGGCAAGGGGATTCCGGTGAACGTGATCGAGGAGTGCGACGGTGAGAGGAGGGAGTACAACGTCGAGGCGCTCTTCGGGTAG
- a CDS encoding NAD(P)-dependent alcohol dehydrogenase — protein MRAAVLYGPGDLRFEERDRPAPGPGEALVRVKVCGICRSDFHYWKHGRIGEFVVRKPLILGHEASGIVEEVGEGVERLKPGDGVVIEPGVPCGRCFYCRAGRYNLCPHVRFMGTPPVDGAFVEYVSWPADFLYKMPAGMSFEEGALIEPLSVAVHAVRRARLEPGSSVAIFGVGAIGMVTLEAVRAAGAGRIFVVDVDDWKLDLALRRGAEAAINAVRENPVEAIKRLTGGEGVDYVFEASGAEKASYQSVKVARRGGVVVLVGLYASDEFQYPVLEAIIKEVDIRGVHRYANAFQPAIELVAKGRVKVADLVTHKIPLERLEEGFRIMDEGRERYIKIQVDVTR, from the coding sequence ATGAGGGCAGCTGTTCTGTACGGTCCGGGGGATCTGCGGTTTGAGGAGAGGGATAGGCCGGCTCCGGGGCCGGGTGAGGCTCTCGTCCGGGTGAAGGTTTGCGGGATCTGCCGCTCAGATTTTCACTACTGGAAGCACGGGAGGATCGGGGAATTCGTCGTTAGGAAGCCGTTGATACTGGGGCACGAGGCGAGCGGAATCGTTGAGGAGGTCGGCGAGGGGGTTGAACGGTTGAAGCCGGGCGACGGGGTGGTGATCGAGCCCGGTGTGCCGTGCGGTAGGTGCTTCTACTGCCGCGCTGGCCGCTATAACCTTTGCCCCCACGTCCGGTTCATGGGTACGCCCCCCGTTGACGGGGCGTTCGTGGAGTACGTCTCCTGGCCCGCCGACTTCCTCTACAAGATGCCGGCCGGCATGAGCTTCGAGGAGGGCGCTCTCATCGAACCGCTGTCCGTCGCGGTTCACGCGGTGAGGAGGGCTAGATTGGAGCCGGGTTCGAGCGTCGCGATCTTCGGCGTCGGAGCGATAGGGATGGTCACCCTCGAGGCTGTAAGAGCGGCGGGCGCCGGGAGGATCTTCGTCGTCGACGTTGACGATTGGAAGCTGGATCTAGCCCTGCGGCGAGGAGCTGAAGCGGCGATCAACGCGGTGAGGGAGAACCCCGTGGAGGCGATCAAGCGCTTGACGGGGGGTGAAGGGGTGGACTACGTCTTTGAGGCGTCCGGCGCCGAGAAGGCATCCTATCAATCCGTGAAGGTGGCGAGGAGGGGAGGCGTCGTCGTCCTCGTCGGTTTGTACGCGAGCGATGAGTTCCAGTACCCGGTGCTCGAGGCGATCATCAAGGAGGTGGATATCAGGGGCGTGCACAGGTACGCGAACGCCTTCCAGCCCGCTATCGAGCTCGTCGCGAAGGGTAGAGTCAAGGTCGCGGACCTGGTGACGCACAAGATCCCCCTCGAGAGGCTCGAGGAAGGCTTCAGGATAATGGATGAGGGAAGGGAGAGGTACATCAAGATTCAGGTGGACGTCACACGTTAG
- a CDS encoding nitroreductase family protein — protein sequence MSAVLDVIRKRRSVRAYKPDPVKDEDLKVMLEAARLAPSAGNRQPWYFIVVRDPELKRRLAEAAARQMFIADAGAIVVAVSDPNASPRWHDRDVMIAMEHLILTATELGYGTCWIGAFDEGQVKRLVGIPDQYRVVALTPVGVPAETPGPRPRKPLQEIAFENTWGNPLKLPS from the coding sequence ATGAGCGCCGTTCTCGACGTTATCAGAAAGAGGAGGAGCGTTAGAGCGTACAAGCCGGATCCCGTCAAGGACGAGGATCTCAAGGTGATGCTGGAGGCTGCGAGGCTAGCGCCGTCCGCGGGGAACAGGCAGCCTTGGTACTTCATCGTAGTGAGGGATCCGGAGCTGAAGAGGAGGCTTGCCGAAGCAGCCGCCAGGCAGATGTTCATCGCTGACGCAGGGGCGATAGTCGTCGCCGTCTCCGACCCCAACGCTTCGCCCCGCTGGCACGATAGGGACGTGATGATCGCGATGGAGCACTTGATCCTCACCGCGACAGAGCTCGGCTACGGGACGTGCTGGATCGGGGCTTTCGACGAGGGGCAGGTCAAAAGGCTCGTCGGTATCCCCGACCAGTACAGGGTTGTCGCGCTCACCCCCGTCGGCGTTCCAGCCGAGACTCCGGGCCCGCGGCCCCGCAAACCGCTCCAGGAGATAGCTTTCGAGAACACGTGGGGCAACCCCCTTAAACTCCCCTCCTGA
- a CDS encoding type II toxin-antitoxin system VapC family toxin, with the protein MGTRRRVIVDTDVLVDVLRGAGKTVAFVARLEDEGFMLATTVINAFELYYGAYKSKKVQRNLAVVRELLSRMVVLKINERSAEKAGQIYAELEAEGRPIDLRDVPIGAVAVTEGYTLVTRNTAHFRRIRGF; encoded by the coding sequence ATGGGTACCCGGAGGCGCGTGATAGTCGATACCGATGTGCTGGTAGACGTCCTAAGAGGTGCGGGAAAAACTGTTGCTTTCGTAGCACGCTTGGAGGACGAAGGGTTTATGCTTGCAACTACCGTCATCAACGCGTTTGAGCTGTACTATGGAGCTTATAAGTCGAAGAAAGTGCAGCGGAACCTGGCTGTTGTGAGAGAGCTGCTCAGCAGGATGGTCGTCCTCAAGATAAACGAAAGATCCGCTGAGAAAGCGGGACAGATCTACGCCGAGCTGGAAGCGGAGGGACGCCCTATCGACTTGAGGGATGTACCGATCGGCGCTGTCGCTGTGACAGAGGGCTACACGCTAGTGACAAGGAATACAGCACACTTCCGAAGAATTAGAGGTTTTTGA
- a CDS encoding ARMT1-like domain-containing protein, translating to MNPFINRVCYTCIARLALYLSTLSYDNERGIVVKALELAERFAKVAKSSLDDYVELSAGIAEVVAEELGDPYSSVKRISMEAAFRLLPIAERYVSEGGDPLRRAASVAVAGNALDFATGVYSVSLSDFAAEFERRLREPFAIDHLDQLERDLEAAETVLYVLDNAGECVLDLPLVKLLSQRARIVVAARGAAVFNDATLAEAEEAGLGEYAELTTTGCRVPGVSARRCSPDFLRLLAEADVAILKGQGNFQSFTEVAKIRGKPAYYLLVPKCEPVARYLGVPVGCKVAVRR from the coding sequence GTGAACCCCTTCATCAACCGCGTTTGCTATACATGCATCGCCAGGCTGGCGCTCTACCTCTCTACGCTATCCTACGACAACGAGAGGGGGATCGTCGTGAAGGCGCTCGAGCTGGCGGAGCGCTTCGCAAAGGTGGCTAAGAGCAGCTTGGACGACTACGTCGAGCTGTCCGCGGGGATAGCCGAAGTCGTAGCAGAGGAGCTAGGCGACCCCTACTCATCGGTTAAGAGAATCAGCATGGAGGCTGCCTTCCGCCTCCTACCCATCGCTGAGCGCTACGTCAGCGAGGGGGGCGACCCTCTACGCCGAGCCGCTAGCGTGGCTGTAGCGGGGAACGCGCTCGACTTCGCGACGGGCGTGTACAGCGTCTCCCTGAGCGATTTTGCCGCGGAGTTCGAGAGGAGGTTGAGGGAGCCCTTCGCGATCGACCACCTCGACCAGCTCGAGAGGGACTTGGAGGCGGCGGAGACGGTCCTCTACGTCCTCGACAACGCGGGCGAATGCGTCCTCGACCTCCCGCTGGTAAAGCTCCTCTCCCAGCGGGCGCGAATCGTCGTAGCCGCTAGGGGGGCTGCTGTCTTCAACGACGCCACCCTTGCGGAGGCCGAGGAGGCCGGATTAGGCGAGTACGCTGAGCTGACAACTACGGGCTGCCGCGTGCCCGGCGTAAGCGCGAGGAGGTGCAGCCCCGATTTCCTCAGGCTGCTGGCCGAAGCTGACGTCGCGATCCTGAAGGGGCAGGGCAACTTCCAGTCGTTCACGGAGGTTGCGAAAATCAGAGGGAAGCCCGCCTATTACCTTCTCGTGCCAAAGTGCGAGCCCGTAGCCCGCTACCTCGGCGTCCCCGTCGGCTGCAAGGTCGCTGTCAGGCGTTGA